A single region of the Deferribacterota bacterium genome encodes:
- a CDS encoding 4Fe-4S binding protein, translating into LNLPINFCMTNKVAIKKGFDINNIEVHGDDCSFQRRIKKPIGFSVNYIPTSIRKRVAKVIYVKPVIDNRKCTVCKSCLDACPVKAIEYIDKSVIINSKQCIECYCCYEICEFGAIYLKRSLLHRLFV; encoded by the coding sequence TCTTAAATCTTCCTATAAATTTTTGTATGACAAATAAAGTTGCAATAAAGAAGGGCTTTGATATTAATAATATTGAAGTACATGGGGATGATTGTAGTTTTCAAAGAAGAATAAAAAAGCCAATAGGTTTTAGTGTAAATTATATCCCTACCTCCATAAGAAAGAGGGTGGCAAAAGTAATATATGTTAAGCCAGTTATAGATAACAGAAAGTGCACTGTGTGTAAAAGCTGTTTAGATGCATGCCCAGTAAAGGCAATTGAATATATAGATAAATCTGTTATTATTAATAGCAAGCAATGTATTGAATGCTATTGTTGTTATGAGATATGTGAATTTGGGGCTATATATTTAAAAAGATCATTGTTACATAGGTTGTTTGTATGA